A single region of the Methanobrevibacter ruminantium genome encodes:
- a CDS encoding zinc ribbon domain-containing protein, protein MIFCPNCGAENADSAKFCKQCGYALGANRPIKDNYVNTGIDPSTRVNDNSNVGSNNSNSKSDNKNLIIICLTIVICALLIAGAMVMFSNNNANDDSDALSDSASLNSGSVDNASDVEASTQESHPTIQSGSFSTGSSASDKTHCTIYVGSEHAGEKVKISVLYSYNGNALNKGNVVPKTVSSDGYVKVASASALDYYPDDAYITLYDNDGNVLDTKEIYLNTNSGKQTF, encoded by the coding sequence GTGATATTTTGTCCTAATTGTGGGGCGGAAAATGCAGATTCTGCAAAGTTCTGTAAGCAATGCGGTTATGCATTAGGAGCAAACCGTCCAATAAAAGACAATTATGTAAATACTGGAATTGATCCGTCTACTAGAGTAAATGACAATTCAAATGTAGGTTCTAACAATTCAAATTCCAAATCAGATAATAAAAACTTGATAATAATCTGTTTAACCATTGTTATTTGTGCACTTTTAATTGCAGGTGCTATGGTGATGTTTTCAAATAACAATGCAAATGATGATTCTGATGCTCTTTCAGATTCTGCATCATTGAATTCAGGTTCTGTTGATAATGCTTCTGATGTAGAAGCAAGCACTCAAGAATCTCATCCAACTATCCAAAGCGGTAGTTTCTCAACAGGAAGTTCGGCGTCAGATAAAACCCATTGTACCATTTATGTAGGGTCTGAACATGCTGGAGAGAAAGTTAAAATAAGCGTTTTATACAGTTATAATGGAAATGCATTGAATAAAGGAAATGTTGTTCCTAAAACCGTAAGCAGTGATGGTTACGTAAAAGTTGCAAGTGCAAGTGCATTGGATTACTATCCTGATGACGCTTATATTACCTTATATGACAATGATGGAAATGTCTTAGATACAAAAGAAATTTATTTGAATACAAATAGTGGAAAACAAACATTCTAA
- a CDS encoding 50S ribosomal protein L10 — translation MAHVAEWKKEEVNELKGLIESAEVVGIVNLLNIPARQLQEMRKTLAGKATIRLSKINLMKLALEDCDNEKANITGLSDFMEGQPALVCTDMNPFRLYKILEDSKTSAPAKAGATAPDDIVVPAGDTGFPPGPFLGDLQQIGVPAKIDKGKIVVSKDTVVVKAGEEVSKQVASALTRMDIKPMEVGMDLKAVYEEGSIFKADVLAIDEEETIADIQTAFTKAFNLSVFSAFPTSQTISTIISTAHTKAYNVAIEAAIPTDKTSDMLIALANAKMLALAGELSSDAIDDEIANKLANVAVAAAPVVEEAAEEEEEEEEEEDKSEETAALGLGALFG, via the coding sequence ATGGCTCACGTTGCTGAATGGAAAAAAGAAGAAGTTAATGAACTTAAAGGTTTAATCGAATCTGCAGAAGTTGTAGGTATTGTTAACTTATTAAACATTCCTGCTAGACAATTACAAGAAATGAGAAAAACTCTTGCAGGAAAAGCAACTATCAGATTATCTAAAATTAACCTTATGAAATTAGCTTTAGAAGATTGTGATAATGAGAAAGCTAACATTACTGGGCTTTCTGATTTTATGGAAGGTCAACCTGCACTTGTATGTACTGACATGAATCCTTTCAGATTGTACAAAATATTAGAAGACAGTAAAACATCTGCTCCTGCAAAAGCTGGCGCAACTGCTCCTGATGATATTGTTGTACCTGCTGGAGACACTGGATTCCCACCAGGTCCGTTCCTTGGTGACTTACAACAAATAGGTGTACCTGCTAAAATCGACAAAGGAAAAATTGTAGTTTCTAAAGATACTGTTGTAGTAAAAGCTGGAGAAGAAGTTTCTAAACAAGTAGCTTCTGCTTTAACCAGAATGGATATCAAACCTATGGAAGTAGGTATGGATCTTAAAGCTGTATATGAAGAAGGCTCTATCTTTAAAGCAGACGTATTAGCTATTGATGAAGAAGAAACTATTGCAGATATTCAAACTGCATTTACTAAAGCATTTAACTTATCTGTATTTAGTGCGTTCCCAACTAGCCAAACTATTTCAACTATTATCAGTACTGCTCATACCAAAGCATACAATGTTGCTATTGAAGCAGCTATTCCTACAGACAAAACTTCTGATATGTTAATTGCACTTGCAAACGCTAAGATGTTAGCATTAGCGGGTGAATTATCTTCTGACGCTATTGATGACGAAATTGCTAATAAATTAGCAAATGTTGCAGTAGCAGCAGCTCCTGTCGTTGAAGAAGCAGCAGAAGAAGAGGAAGAAGAAGAGGAAGAAGAAGATAAAAGTGAAGAAACTGCAGCACTTGGATTAGGTGCTTTGTTCGGTTAG
- a CDS encoding 50S ribosomal protein L11, whose amino-acid sequence MAKDTVEVLLEGGTATPGPPLGPAIGPFGVNMMQVVEEINKKSADFAGMKVPVIITIDSSTKEFEIEIGTPPTTALIMDELGIEKGAHEPGAEVAADLSVEQAFKVARMKFDSLLANDYKAATKEIMGTCVSMGITVDGKDPRDAQKAVDAGEYDDILVE is encoded by the coding sequence ATGGCTAAAGATACAGTTGAAGTTCTTCTCGAAGGTGGAACAGCTACTCCTGGACCACCATTAGGCCCTGCAATTGGACCTTTCGGTGTTAATATGATGCAAGTAGTTGAAGAGATCAATAAAAAAAGTGCTGATTTCGCTGGTATGAAAGTACCTGTAATAATCACTATTGACAGCAGCACTAAAGAATTTGAAATTGAGATTGGTACTCCTCCAACAACTGCACTTATTATGGATGAACTTGGCATTGAAAAAGGTGCTCATGAACCTGGTGCTGAAGTTGCAGCAGATTTATCTGTAGAGCAAGCTTTCAAAGTTGCAAGAATGAAATTCGATTCATTACTCGCAAATGATTACAAAGCAGCAACCAAAGAAATTATGGGTACTTGTGTAAGTATGGGAATTACCGTTGACGGTAAAGACCCTAGAGATGCTCAAAAAGCAGTTGATGCTGGAGAGTATGATGATATTTTAGTAGAATAG
- a CDS encoding transcription elongation factor Spt5 has protein sequence MEDDKNSIFALKTSAGQERNVARLLAMKADKPGVDIKSIVVPESLKGYIIVESATNLDMKNPDMKVRHLRGIVGAKKDGTIDANSQITLGEVKKFLKPQPIISSIQKGSIVELVSGPFKGEKSKVVRLDESREEVVLELIEAAVPIPVTVKADQIRIIKKEAD, from the coding sequence ATGGAAGATGATAAAAATTCCATATTTGCTCTTAAAACATCAGCAGGTCAAGAAAGAAATGTTGCAAGACTTTTAGCGATGAAAGCGGACAAGCCTGGAGTAGATATTAAATCAATCGTGGTGCCGGAATCATTAAAAGGTTATATTATAGTCGAATCTGCAACTAACCTTGATATGAAGAACCCTGATATGAAGGTTCGTCATTTAAGAGGTATTGTAGGTGCTAAAAAAGATGGAACTATAGATGCAAACAGCCAAATAACCTTGGGAGAAGTTAAAAAATTCTTGAAACCACAACCTATCATTTCTTCAATACAAAAAGGAAGTATTGTTGAACTTGTTTCAGGTCCTTTCAAAGGTGAAAAATCTAAAGTTGTTCGTTTAGATGAATCTCGTGAAGAAGTAGTTCTCGAGTTAATTGAAGCAGCAGTTCCTATTCCTGTTACTGTTAAAGCTGATCAAATTAGAATTATTAAAAAGGAGGCTGACTAA
- the rpl12p gene encoding 50S ribosomal protein P1, with translation MEYIYAAMILHTTEQDINEENVTKILEAAGADVDESRVKALIAALEDVDIEEAMETTAMAAAPAAAAPAAAAAEEEEEEEEEEEDEEQAAAAATAGLGALFG, from the coding sequence ATGGAATATATTTATGCGGCAATGATTTTGCACACCACAGAACAAGATATTAATGAAGAAAATGTAACTAAAATCTTAGAAGCAGCTGGCGCTGATGTAGATGAATCCAGAGTAAAAGCTTTAATCGCAGCATTAGAAGATGTTGATATTGAAGAAGCTATGGAAACTACTGCTATGGCAGCAGCTCCTGCAGCAGCAGCTCCTGCAGCTGCAGCAGCAGAAGAAGAGGAAGAAGAAGAGGAAGAAGAAGAAGACGAAGAACAAGCAGCTGCAGCAGCAACCGCTGGTTTAGGTGCTTTATTCGGATAG
- a CDS encoding protein translocase SEC61 complex subunit gamma gives MNIKETTSDFIKQSKRVLKVARKPDREEYFNFSKVTAIGIAIIGVIGFIIVLFGQLLGL, from the coding sequence ATGAATATTAAGGAAACTACTAGTGATTTTATAAAACAAAGTAAAAGAGTATTAAAAGTAGCTAGAAAACCAGATCGTGAAGAATACTTCAATTTTTCCAAAGTTACTGCAATCGGTATTGCAATCATTGGAGTAATTGGTTTTATAATTGTTTTATTCGGCCAATTATTAGGCTTATAA
- the ftsZ gene encoding cell division protein FtsZ produces MKFIDDAIKGSEETIENSAPKKSNDDLDEELLKIISESQANIIVVGTGGAGNNTISRLNEIGIEGAKTITVNTDAQDLFYSTADKKLLLGRQTCGGLGAGGEPTIGEESAEESEEDIREELEGADMVFVTCGLGGGTGTGSAPVISKVAKKAGALTVAVATMPFSAEGVKRRENAEIGLEKLQENADTVIVIPNDKLLEVAPNLPLNKAFMASDEILGRAVKGITELITKPGLISLDFADISSIMKGSGMAMIGMGESESGDRAIESVHEALSSPLLDIDISNAKGALINISGSSDLTLNEAEKIVQIVGDRLDPEANIIWGAQIDEDLQNMIRTTIVVSGVKSQYTIEPKKDDFEEIDIDDDFEGTVLGQSDDAPADPLDEFLDGIF; encoded by the coding sequence GTGAAATTTATAGATGATGCAATTAAAGGATCAGAAGAAACCATTGAAAATTCTGCTCCTAAAAAATCAAACGATGATTTAGACGAAGAATTGTTAAAAATCATTAGTGAAAGCCAAGCTAACATTATTGTAGTTGGTACTGGTGGCGCAGGAAACAATACCATTTCCAGATTAAATGAAATTGGTATTGAAGGTGCAAAAACTATTACTGTAAATACTGATGCTCAAGATTTATTCTACAGTACTGCTGATAAAAAATTACTTTTAGGCAGACAAACTTGTGGCGGTCTCGGTGCTGGTGGAGAACCTACCATCGGTGAAGAATCCGCTGAAGAAAGTGAAGAAGACATTAGAGAAGAATTAGAAGGCGCTGACATGGTATTTGTTACTTGCGGTCTTGGTGGAGGAACCGGTACTGGTTCTGCACCTGTAATTTCCAAAGTAGCTAAAAAAGCAGGCGCTTTAACTGTTGCTGTTGCAACCATGCCATTCTCTGCTGAAGGTGTAAAAAGAAGAGAAAATGCAGAAATCGGTTTAGAAAAACTTCAAGAAAATGCAGATACTGTAATTGTTATTCCTAATGACAAATTATTAGAAGTTGCTCCTAACCTTCCTTTAAACAAGGCTTTCATGGCTTCAGATGAAATCTTAGGAAGAGCTGTTAAAGGAATTACCGAACTCATTACCAAACCTGGACTTATCAGTTTAGACTTTGCTGACATTAGTTCCATCATGAAAGGTTCCGGTATGGCTATGATTGGTATGGGAGAATCTGAATCTGGTGACAGAGCTATTGAATCTGTACATGAAGCATTAAGCAGCCCATTATTAGACATTGACATTTCCAATGCTAAAGGCGCTTTAATTAACATTTCAGGTAGTTCTGACTTAACCTTGAATGAAGCTGAAAAAATCGTTCAAATTGTTGGTGACAGATTAGATCCAGAAGCTAACATCATTTGGGGAGCTCAAATCGATGAAGACTTACAAAACATGATAAGAACTACCATTGTTGTTTCTGGTGTAAAATCCCAATACACCATCGAACCTAAAAAGGATGATTTCGAAGAAATAGACATCGATGATGACTTTGAAGGAACTGTTTTAGGACAATCTGATGATGCTCCTGCAGATCCTTTAGATGAGTTCTTAGATGGCATATTCTAA
- a CDS encoding 50S ribosomal protein L1 — translation MTQEIIDAVKEAKEQAKPRNFTQSIDVIINLKDLDVRKPENRFSEEVALPNGRGKEIKIGVIADGELALAAKNAGVDVVISKEDLQEFGKDIKAAKKVVNSVDSFIAQADMMPLVGRFLGRILGPRNKMPKPVPASARIEPLLERTQATIKVGVKQQPSIQILVGTQDMDDEKLAENIEAVLAVLDRNLEKGRNQIKSMYIKATMGSVVRVI, via the coding sequence ATGACACAAGAGATTATTGATGCGGTGAAGGAGGCAAAAGAACAAGCTAAGCCGAGAAACTTCACTCAATCCATTGATGTTATCATTAACCTCAAGGATTTAGATGTCAGAAAACCAGAAAACAGATTTAGCGAAGAAGTAGCTCTTCCTAATGGCCGTGGCAAAGAGATCAAAATCGGAGTCATCGCTGATGGGGAATTAGCTCTTGCTGCTAAAAATGCTGGTGTAGATGTCGTGATTTCCAAAGAAGATTTACAAGAATTTGGTAAAGACATTAAAGCTGCTAAAAAAGTAGTTAATTCTGTCGATTCATTTATCGCACAAGCTGATATGATGCCACTTGTAGGTAGATTCTTAGGTCGTATTTTAGGACCTCGTAATAAGATGCCTAAACCGGTACCCGCTAGTGCAAGAATTGAACCATTGCTTGAAAGAACTCAAGCTACCATTAAAGTAGGTGTTAAACAACAACCTTCTATTCAAATCTTAGTTGGAACTCAAGATATGGATGACGAGAAGTTAGCTGAAAATATTGAAGCTGTTCTTGCAGTATTAGACCGCAATTTAGAAAAAGGAAGAAACCAAATAAAATCCATGTATATTAAAGCGACAATGGGTTCAGTAGTGAGGGTGATCTAA